The following nucleotide sequence is from Oncorhynchus kisutch isolate 150728-3 linkage group LG29, Okis_V2, whole genome shotgun sequence.
TTTTCATGGCAATGGCAGGTTTAAGGGCCTCAAACCGACTGCAGCCCTTCTCTCACGAGGAATTTCCAACGCTGAAGGCTGCTGGGGAACAGGACAAGGCTGGCAAGGAAAGAAGCACCTTCGATCCGTCGTATGGGCCCGGACCAAGCCTCCGCCCCCAGAGTGAGTCCAGTGAACAATGGCTGTGGTGGCACAAAAATTGACTGAAGTTCAAAAGTGTCCCAAACGTCTCCCAGCAAAGTTGCTAATAATCTAACAAGTGCCATGGGAAACTATTGTACACATACTTTAAAACAACTGAATACGCTGCAATTTCACCACTTAACTCTTATACCGCGGCCTTGTTTTCTCAAATTTGTTTTCCTCTTGTCTCTCCAGATGTGACAAGTTGGAGGGAGGGTGGTGGGAGGAACCTTGTGCCCTCATCCCTGCCGGCCGGCCTGCCTTCAGAGACCGAGGGCAAGGCCAGCGGCGTGGCTGAGACTGGGagctccccccctcctcttcccccctctgcctcctctattctctctgccCCCATGGTTAGTCCCACCACTGCCACTATTGTCAGCACCCCTCCAGCCCCGGAGCCCAAGGAGATCTCTCTGCGCCCCGCCCAGCCACTCCGCAGGCCCGCCCCCCCTGCCATGAGCCATCAccaccctaccaccaccaccacctaccacGACATGCTGCCTGCCTTTGTATGTAGCACAGTACTACTCTCCATTTATTTTCACTTTATGACACCATAATGCAAGATTCTGTTCTGACTGTATGCTTTTTGGCCATTGGTTTTCAGATGTGCCCCAAAGAGACTTGTGATGCTCCCGGCACTGCTGACCACACTGGCCCTGTCACTGTGGTCGCCCCAGTCCGCTTTGACAACAGGCCCACCTTCAGGCAGCCCTACCCCAATAACAACCAAGAGCCTGTCAAGTAAGTAGTCACCTGCATATGCCCACTGTCTGGAAGTGTGAGCAATGCTCAGTTAAAATTATCATGAATTATTTAAAAAGAATAATACAAATGCTGagaatattttattttacttAGCAAACAAAATAAATGCAGACTTCTCACCTCCCCATGTTCCTATTCTCCATGTAGTtgtgaggtggggagaggagaaaaCCGCTTCATCCGCGGGCCCCTGCGCAACCCCTCCTCCCGACCCATCCGTCGACCTGGCGACAGACCCCCTCGTCCGGCAATCATCAACGCAGATGACCTGAAGGATCTGGATGAGCTAGACAACGACTGTGAAGATGGCTGGGCAGGTAGGGGGGTTCCTGTTATTATCGTCATCATGCAAAGACTGAAACAACATACATCAATGGCAGCATTTCTGTACATGTGCCCCAACGGAACTAGTTTGACCTTAATTAAAATGTCGCTCCCTTGCTGTTCCAGGTATCCATGAAGAAGTCGATTACGGCGAGAAACTCAAGTTcagtgatgatgaggaggagcatGTCGCTGGTGAAAAGAACAGGATGTGGTGAGATTACCCCCACTCCCTTTGTGTTTGTGACTAAATTGAATATTGTCGGTGCAAGTTCTGTCATTTTAAGCACAGTGACCTTGTATCAGTGACTGATGGTGAGCTTGTCTGGGTGCATCTCTGATCCAGGGCTGAATGGGAGAACCAACGTCGTGAGCGCCAATTATCCCTGAGCTCAGGAGAGGGGCCATACCCCCAGGAGGGCCCTGAGGAGGAGGCTTACCTTGCCTACCAGGAGCAGATGGCCCACAGGAACACCAATGGCAAGTTCCCCTCTGGAGAAGCACAGGTAAGATCATACCGGGGTCCACTATGTCTCAGACTGCTTCCTTGCCTGGTCCCCCTAGCCTCTTCAATACCACGAATCTCTGTCTTTTGGAGTTGAAAGCAATATGGCAGGAACCCGTACAGTCATTAGACCTATCACTGCTCATAAAATAGAGGAGACCAGGGAAAGGGAGGCAATATAAAGTTGAGACAATGAACGAGAGAttcactttgttacgttacagccttattttaaaattgatgaTGAAAAACATTAAttaaaatcaatctacacacaataccccataattacattttttgtaaatgtatttaaaGTAAAAAACAAATACCGTattgaccctttgctatgagactcgaaatagaGATCCGTTGCatactatttccattgatcatccttgagatgtttctacaacttggagtccacctctggtcaattcaattgattggacattattttgaaaggcacacacctgtttatataaggtcccacagttgacagtgcacatcagagcaaaaaccaagtcatgaggtcaggaattgtccgtagagctccgagacaggattgtgtcgaggcacagatctggggaattgtaccaaaacatttctggcgcattgaaggtccccaagaacacagtggcctccatcattctcaaattgaagaagtttggaaccaccaagactctttgtAGAGCTGGCCTCTCAGCCAAACTGCGCAATCGTGGGAGAGTGGCCTtagtcaggaaggtgaccaagaacccgttgGTCACTCTGGTAGAGCtcttgagttcctctgtggagataggagaaccttcgaGAAGGACAACCCTCccttcagcactccaccaatcaggcctttagggTAGTGGCCAGAGgatagccactcctcagtaaaaaggcacaggacagcccgcttggagtttgccaaaaggtacctaaatactctgaccatgagaaacaagattctggtctgatgaagccaagattgaactcgttggcctgaatgccaagcgtcacgtctggaggaaacctgacaccatccttACTGTGAAGCATGCAGGGGAtgttttcagctgcagggactgggagactggtcatgattgagggaaagatgaatggcccAAAGTAcagagatgaaaacctgctccagagtgcccaAAGTtgcctcaacaaagtactgattaaagggtctgaatacttttgtaaaagcgatttataatacatttgcaaaaaattataACCCGTTTTTCTTTGCcaaaatggggtattgtgtgcagatgaaCAATTTCATAAATTTTAGAAGGCTTTAACGTAGCAAATTGTGGAAAGTTGAggtgtctgaatattttccgaatgcgctgtatatactgtacacctgTAGCTCAGAGAAGACTATTCATGAGTCCATTGAGCACAGAACCCAAATCATGGAGAGTCCTTCCCATGGTAACACCTCTGTGCCGTCTACAGGCACAGCAGAAGAGCTCTGGGCTGGGCATGGCCCAACAGGGTGAACCCCTGGAAGATCAGGAGGAGCGCCAGGTCCCAGCCCGGGCCAAGTTTGTTTCCCCTGAGCTCTCAGAGGCTGTGGAGAGAGCTCGCCGacgcagggaggaggaggagagacgtgCCCGCGAGGAAAGACTGGCCGCATGCGCCGAGAAGCTCAAGAGGCTAGATGAGAAGTTTGGGAAGATGGAGAGGCAGTTGTCGAGGTCTGAGGAGGAAGCAAAGGATGGGGAGAGCAAGGAGGTAGCACTGTCCCCTGGAAAAGAGAGCAAAAACCACCCAGAGAGCTGTCAGTACGGCACGAAAGGTAACATCAATCTGCTATTACTGTTTTGTTTAATAAACATTTATCCAGGTTGGTCAGTTGAGAAAATACTTTATTGCAACAATAACCTTCTCAGTTATatatagatggatagatagaggtcACTTATTGTTGAAATGGAGCATTTTACTGAATGGTTTACAGAGGTAGTTATGTAAAAGTAGGATTATATCCCTCTCCTGTCCCAGATGCTGAGTGTCTCTTGGAGCACTCCCCCAGACAGCAGGACTACAGGGACAAGGCCACCTCGGGCTTCGCCTCCTACCGCAGCGAGGACGATGCCGGGGCCGAATCCAACTCTCCCCTCCCGCCCCGCTTccaaaagcagcagcagcaggtgaGCCGCCCGGCCGACGCAACAGCCCGTTCCCTCGTGCCCCTAATCCCCCTCCTTAATTCCTGCCAGGATTAGCACCCAGCGGCACTAGAAAGGCCCGTGAGAGTTCACATGAGCAGGTGTTTTCCGTAGCGACTGTCCTTCTTTACTGGAAAGGGGAGGGTATTATGAAGGGTGTGCTTGTCATTTTCTATTTAGTTCAGTGGTGGATACGTAGCAATAGGATACACAACAAAACAGGAATAAAAGACCCACTCACTGCTTATAGTACAATTCCAAAAGGTCTTTAACTGTAGCTAGTCACTTTTTATTTTACTTATGTGAGGTGAATAATTGTACCAGTGTTTATACTAAATGAGTTTCTGCTCTGTGTCCCTCCCACTCTCAGGAGCAAGTGTATAAGATGCAGCACTGGCAGCAGCAGTCTGGCCACCCTGCCCCCTCTGGCTCCAGCCATCCCCAGAGGGGCTACTACCCCCCACACGTGCTGGGCTTTGACCCCCGCTGGATGATGATGCCCCCCTTCATGGACCCCCGCATGGCCCAGGGCCGCCCCCCTGTGGACTACTACCCTAACGCTGTCCACTCTTCAGGTTAGACCTGAGAAAATAGTCTTGTTGTACTAAAGCAGGGTTTCCCAACCCTCTCCTTAGCCCCCCCCctagacatttcacatttttgtttaactgtcacacctgattcaattagTCAACTAATCGTCAAACCTTTGACTAATTGAATCGAGTGTGCCAGTttagggttaaaacaaaaatgtgaaagATTTGTTGAGTCCTAAGGAGAGGGTTGGGAAACCCTGTAGAGGAGGGAATGGTAAGGGGATCCCTTTAAAAGGATCTATCTTTTTAGTGTGACAGCATTATCGATCTTTATAGACTGATATAGATTCCTAAACAATCCTATATCTCTTACTGTAAAAAAACTCTGTTTTTGTGTAGGAATGATGAAACCGCTGATGCAGCCAGACCACTTGAACAGCCCAGGGTCCACCTCTGACGAGGGCTGCAACCCCAGCATGCATCACGAGAGGAGGGCCCCCTCCACCGAGCCCTACCCCGTTTGGAACCAAGATGGCTACCCCCCTCGCAGTTTCACCCCACCCTACCAGAGACAGCACGAGAGCTCAGACAGGAGCCAGCCAGACGACCGGATTGACAGGACCTGCTCCCAGCAGGACTTGTATGAAGAGAGGGGAAACGAGTGCCTAGACAACCCCTCTCACAACCTCTTGCATCCGGCCTACCACCAGAGCAGAGGCCCCGACAGGGACCACCACTCGCACAACCAAGGCCTGCTCTCCACAGCCCTGTGCCGGCCCCAGCAGCAGAACGCAGACGGCGGCTACCCCAAACAGGAGCCCAAAGACGGGCACCTGAAGGACAGCACTGACCACCGCGACGATGTCTTCGACACAGCCAAGGAAAAGGGCTTTGACTCAGACTTCTGGAGGCGAGATGGAGGCCAGAAGAAGGAAGGTGGTGTTGGTGTTCAGAACCAGTGGTTTAATCCTGGCACCACTACCTCCGCCAGCAGTGTAAGCCAGCCATCTGAGACCAGCGGTAGGACCCTGACCCGCAGGACCGGCCCCATTAAGAAGCCTGTGCTCAAGGCCCTCAAAGTGGAAGACAAGGAGAACGAGAAGCCCAAAGTCGAGCCCGGGGAGAAGGTAGTCCCTTACCGTCTGGAGAAAGAAGTGCTCACCAATGTATATGACCTGAAGAAAGACAACCAGCCCCTAGTAAGTAACAGACGCTCCGCCTCACCTGCTATCGAGAAGCAGCCAGAAGAGAAGCAACACCAACCACCAGCCCCTGCTAAAGTAGAGCAGCCATCCAGTCCCCACAGTGAGGATTTGCCCAAGGAGAGCAGCTGGGACAGCGGGAAGAGCCAGTCCTCTAGAGACGACCAGGAGAGCAGGGAGCCTGCCGCACCACGACGCAACAACTGGATCTTCGTCGATGAGGAGCAAGCCTTTGCCGGAGCCAGGGGAACGGGTAGAGGACGAAGCCGTGGCGGCTTCAGGGAGTTCAGCTCCAGAGGAGACCGAGGTGGCCGGGGAGGCCGAGGCGGAGAGAACCCCAGAGGAAGCTACAACAATAACAGCAGGGACGCCACTGGAGCCCAGAGACCAGGCAGAGGCAGAGGACTGCCCAGGGACTTTGTCAAGTTGGAAGACCTGCAGAGGGGGAAGCCGAGGAGGCGCAACGTCAGTGAGACTCTGAGCGAGACCTCCGAGTACGAGGAGCTGCCCAAGCGGCGGCGCCAGAAGGGCTCTGAAAACGGAGAGGGTGTCTGCTACCCAGAGCAGGGAGAGACCAGGAAGGCTGACCGAGACTCGTGGAGGTCGAACAAGGTGTACGCTGAAGACCAGGCGGCTAGCGACGCCCGAGACGACAAAGCCAAGGCCAGCAGCAGGGGCTTCGGCGGCCGCTCTCTGCCTCCCAGACTCGACACTGGCAGGGGCTACAACACCGGCCGGGGGTTCAACAATGGCTCCAGAGACACCTCCACCTGGAGGGGCCGGGGGACACAGTTCGGCAGCAGCGGTGGGCCCATGCAGGAGAACGGCTATGGCCCGGGCACCGACACCTTCCCCAGAAGACCACCACCTGCAGAACGCGAGCTCCTCAAATACACCCCCAAGTTTACCGGCTCTACCGGTTCCGTCATGGAGAATGGCACAGAGGACCGTGGCTTGGAGGGAGAGTACTACATAGACAACGACAACCCTGGACAACAGCAGTTGAGAAGACGGCGGCCGCCCCGCCAGGACAAGCCCCCGCGCTTCCGCCGGCTACGCCAAGAGAGGGAGCCCGGCAGCGGCCAGTGGACCAGTGACGAGTATATTAACGGATCGTACGGATTCGCCAACCCCTGGCCGGGCCGCTccaaggagggaggtagagaagaCGGCTGGCCCAGTGGCCACTACTCCGGAGGGGGAGGGAGGTCCGGTGGTCAGCATGGCCAGGCTGAGGACTGGGAGACTGGCTCGGAGAACAGCGACTTCAACGACTGGAGGGAGAAGCGAGGTGGAGGGCAGCAGCAAGCCCACGGTGGAGATGTGCACTCAGACTCTGGCCACGGAGAGCTTGGCTCTGTGGAGAAGAGGGAGCTGGCCAAAAGAAGCTTCTCCAGCCAGCGCCCCCTGGTGGACCGGCAGAACAGGAAGGGAGAGCCGGCCCTACTGGAAGGGAACAAGATGACGCGTTCCTCAGAGAACCCCAGCGCACTGCCCTCTTGCAACAGGAATGACGGCTGGCAGAACGGAGGGGCCTCCAACCATAGGAGGTGAGTACTGTGTTAACTTTGGCTTACGTTAACTTGGTGCGAGAATGTTCAACAAAACTgtggatatattttttttttcttctccaaaacATCCTCATGGCATCATGATACAATAGCTTTTAAAAGCAACACCCTTTAATGGGAACACCTGACTCATGGAATGTGTCTCCCTTTCTGCAGGAACAAAGAGGATTCAGGCCTAGTCTACTGTGTCGAGCAGTCTGAGGAGGGCCACAAGCCCAACGAACCCTCAGGGAAGAAGCTGGACAAGGAGCTGAGGACTCGGTCTGTGAAGGGAGACCTGGCTGAACCATTGTCTCAGTACGACCTCAACAGCTACCACAGTGAGTGCCAGGCACCAACCTCATAGTAAAGCACGGCTCAAATGTAACCAGGGTTCTCAAACTTGTGGCCCATGGACCAGATGCGGCCCACAGACTGATTTAATGTGCTCCATAGTTGTCTTTTTGTcaattttattttcatatttccTATCACAGTGTGTTGTAATGGCATAAGTGTATGTCTTCCAGTTGAGGGGGATGCTGGGTGTTCCAGTCCAGATGGGTTCCAGGACCTGACCAAGAAACAGCAGCGTCGTCTTCCACAGGAAGACGACAGGAGGAGGAAGGAACATGGAGCTCCGGTAAATTGACAGAACATTAAAATAATCCCCAAACATTTAAATGCATCTGAAATAATGGGCACAAGGGCTTTGGGTGTCTCGAGAATAGACCCTGTATTGAGTAAAATCTAACTTTCAAATGGATTATTGCAAGCAGCAATACTTTAAATGTTTTTTCAGAAATATCTCAATTGTATAGTTGTACAtgacttatttttttattttacctttatttaactaggcaagtcagttacttTCAGtcacttattttcaatgacggcctaggaacagtgctttaactgccttgttcaggggcagaacaacagatttttaccttgtcagctcagggattcgatcttgcaacctttcggttactagtccaacgctctaaccacttggctacctgccggccCCTTGAGCAGCTATGTTGTACTTCATCTATGAAGAAATGTCTTCCTCTACCTCACACTGCAGGTGTCGGTGAAGAACAGAACGATCACCTCCAAGATGCCCCCACGGTTTGCCAAGAAGCAGGGTGGCATGACCATGGATCCGCCAGAGGAGGGCCTCTCTGCCAACAACCTGGGCACTGAGATCTGGGAGACCAACAGCTCCGGTAGGAGTAGGAGCAACACCCCTGTGCTCACAACTCATCTTCCACCCCATCTGAGTAACTCAGTCTGTTGCCCATACTCTGCTTTTCTATCCAGATGAACATTGTGTTTTCAACTGTGTTAAAGAAAATCTTTGACTCCAGTGGTTCTTACATTATTTTTATACCCTTTAGCTTTGTCAGTCCAGTCATCTGGAGGAGACTCGTGGACCAAGCAGGTGTCTTATACGGGCAGTGAGCCCAACTCTGAGGACTCTGACGCGGGGCCTGAGCAGAGCAAGGAGCAGCACAAGCCCGGCCCCATCGGCAACGAGCGCTCGCTCAAGCACCGCAAGGGCTCGGAGGGTCTGGAGGGCGGGTCCATTACACCTGTCAATGGCGTGAACCTCCACGCGGACACGGTGCTGCCCGTGCCGCCCATAGAGTTTGGCGTTAGCGCCAAGGACTCTGACTTCAGCCTACCGCCCAGGTCCACCCCAGTGCCTGTGTCCAACCCTGTCACCAAGCTACAGGTCACCCTTGCCAGCAACGTGAGTACAAATACACTGAGTACTACCAGATTTCCATTGTCACCTCATAATTATAGGGTGGGGTATTGAAAGGAGTCCTTGAAATTGCTTCACCATGAAGTGGCttgattaaataaatataaattagaTGTAAAATGGACAGAAGATGTCATTGACTAGTTGTGTTAacttctgtctgtgtgtagccGGCCCTGACCCAGGCCATCCCCATGCTGTGTAGAGACCACCTGCAGCCTGGCATCAACCTCAACCCCATCTCTTTCCCCAGCGCTGACCTCACACTCAAGGTACACCACCTCTATCACACT
It contains:
- the LOC109873686 gene encoding protein PRRC2B isoform X4, whose translation is MSDRLGQITKSKDGKSKYSSLSLFDKYKGKSIETHKTAAVPRHGLQSLGKVAAARRMPPPAHLPSLKSENKGNDPNVIIVPKDGTGWANKQEQPDQKSSIASTQQLLELQPQLALQKSVSNLQKTTPVASQESTNTSGPKQWAHLNGKAVELDGLRASNRLQPFSHEEFPTLKAAGEQDKAGKERSTFDPSYGPGPSLRPQNVTSWREGGGRNLVPSSLPAGLPSETEGKASGVAETGSSPPPLPPSASSILSAPMVSPTTATIVSTPPAPEPKEISLRPAQPLRRPAPPAMSHHHPTTTTTYHDMLPAFMCPKETCDAPGTADHTGPVTVVAPVRFDNRPTFRQPYPNNNQEPVNCEVGRGENRFIRGPLRNPSSRPIRRPGDRPPRPAIINADDLKDLDELDNDCEDGWAGIHEEVDYGEKLKFSDDEEEHVAGEKNRMWAEWENQRRERQLSLSSGEGPYPQEGPEEEAYLAYQEQMAHRNTNGKFPSGEAQAQQKSSGLGMAQQGEPLEDQEERQVPARAKFVSPELSEAVERARRRREEEERRAREERLAACAEKLKRLDEKFGKMERQLSRSEEEAKDGESKEVALSPGKESKNHPESCQYGTKDAECLLEHSPRQQDYRDKATSGFASYRSEDDAGAESNSPLPPRFQKQQQQQEQVYKMQHWQQQSGHPAPSGSSHPQRGYYPPHVLGFDPRWMMMPPFMDPRMAQGRPPVDYYPNAVHSSGMMKPLMQPDHLNSPGSTSDEGCNPSMHHERRAPSTEPYPVWNQDGYPPRSFTPPYQRQHESSDRSQPDDRIDRTCSQQDLYEERGNECLDNPSHNLLHPAYHQSRGPDRDHHSHNQGLLSTALCRPQQQNADGGYPKQEPKDGHLKDSTDHRDDVFDTAKEKGFDSDFWRRDGGQKKEGGVGVQNQWFNPGTTTSASSVSQPSETSGRTLTRRTGPIKKPVLKALKVEDKENEKPKVEPGEKVVPYRLEKEVLTNVYDLKKDNQPLVSNRRSASPAIEKQPEEKQHQPPAPAKVEQPSSPHSEDLPKESSWDSGKSQSSRDDQESREPAAPRRNNWIFVDEEQAFAGARGTGRGRSRGGFREFSSRGDRGGRGGRGGENPRGSYNNNSRDATGAQRPGRGRGLPRDFVKLEDLQRGKPRRRNVSETLSETSEYEELPKRRRQKGSENGEGVCYPEQGETRKADRDSWRSNKVYAEDQAASDARDDKAKASSRGFGGRSLPPRLDTGRGYNTGRGFNNGSRDTSTWRGRGTQFGSSGGPMQENGYGPGTDTFPRRPPPAERELLKYTPKFTGSTGSVMENGTEDRGLEGEYYIDNDNPGQQQLRRRRPPRQDKPPRFRRLRQEREPGSGQWTSDEYINGSYGFANPWPGRSKEGGREDGWPSGHYSGGGGRSGGQHGQAEDWETGSENSDFNDWREKRGGGQQQAHGGDVHSDSGHGELGSVEKRELAKRSFSSQRPLVDRQNRKGEPALLEGNKMTRSSENPSALPSCNRNDGWQNGGASNHRRNKEDSGLVYCVEQSEEGHKPNEPSGKKLDKELRTRSVKGDLAEPLSQYDLNSYHIEGDAGCSSPDGFQDLTKKQQRRLPQEDDRRRKEHGAPVSVKNRTITSKMPPRFAKKQGGMTMDPPEEGLSANNLGTEIWETNSSALSVQSSGGDSWTKQVSYTGSEPNSEDSDAGPEQSKEQHKPGPIGNERSLKHRKGSEGLEGGSITPVNGVNLHADTVLPVPPIEFGVSAKDSDFSLPPRSTPVPVSNPVTKLQVTLASNPALTQAIPMLCRDHLQPGINLNPISFPSADLTLKMESARKAWENSQSLPEQGSPGGVAAGAQPPCTVGSSSGVSYSSFGGVPMPVASVAPSMSMQGNHIPPLYLDGHVFPSQPRLVPPTMTQQQSYQQAAAQQIPISLHTSLQAQAQLGLRGGLPVSQSQEMFNSIPSFRSQVYMHPNLSQPSPMVLSGGGPLKGPYSAFPGMQPSDMVKPQSGSHYQPMNGSQAMVYDGQMNQGPGMGSSQLMDSQLIQVTMPLPGSQLRYGSAQQHLILPQSIQLQQGQNLSVGAARRMLPPGSQPPVMTGSRENFPISTGPYTTYKTSQMEMKGFQFSDKPNHSQGMPGGYNRPGSASPSGKPSGPVPGHYTQQKTTSMQAVQQRGWACSGPGLTCSCCYRDPATGWFEAPLCPLHGKVPPPQGSMVMHMRPPTTGPFPTPIQRPVMQVNKTVIIRSPPYPNPGREPPHSTPPLAPEPSVKGPEDGMKPCGIGASWWVRGRHCLMTSNLQEPLPGWQGKPAPCTRVIKVEEGKA
- the LOC109873686 gene encoding protein PRRC2B isoform X1 codes for the protein MSDRLGQITKSKDGKSKYSSLSLFDKYKGKSIETHKTAAVPRHGLQSLGKVAAARRMPPPAHLPSLKSENKGNDPNVIIVPKDGTGWANKQEQPDQKSSIASTQQLLELQPQLALQKSVSNLQKTTPVASQESTNTSGPKQWAHLNGKAVELDGLRASNRLQPFSHEEFPTLKAAGEQDKAGKERSTFDPSYGPGPSLRPQNVTSWREGGGRNLVPSSLPAGLPSETEGKASGVAETGSSPPPLPPSASSILSAPMVSPTTATIVSTPPAPEPKEISLRPAQPLRRPAPPAMSHHHPTTTTTYHDMLPAFMCPKETCDAPGTADHTGPVTVVAPVRFDNRPTFRQPYPNNNQEPVNCEVGRGENRFIRGPLRNPSSRPIRRPGDRPPRPAIINADDLKDLDELDNDCEDGWAGIHEEVDYGEKLKFSDDEEEHVAGEKNRMWAEWENQRRERQLSLSSGEGPYPQEGPEEEAYLAYQEQMAHRNTNGKFPSGEAQAQQKSSGLGMAQQGEPLEDQEERQVPARAKFVSPELSEAVERARRRREEEERRAREERLAACAEKLKRLDEKFGKMERQLSRSEEEAKDGESKEVALSPGKESKNHPESCQYGTKDAECLLEHSPRQQDYRDKATSGFASYRSEDDAGAESNSPLPPRFQKQQQQQEQVYKMQHWQQQSGHPAPSGSSHPQRGYYPPHVLGFDPRWMMMPPFMDPRMAQGRPPVDYYPNAVHSSGMMKPLMQPDHLNSPGSTSDEGCNPSMHHERRAPSTEPYPVWNQDGYPPRSFTPPYQRQHESSDRSQPDDRIDRTCSQQDLYEERGNECLDNPSHNLLHPAYHQSRGPDRDHHSHNQGLLSTALCRPQQQNADGGYPKQEPKDGHLKDSTDHRDDVFDTAKEKGFDSDFWRRDGGQKKEGGVGVQNQWFNPGTTTSASSVSQPSETSGRTLTRRTGPIKKPVLKALKVEDKENEKPKVEPGEKVVPYRLEKEVLTNVYDLKKDNQPLVSNRRSASPAIEKQPEEKQHQPPAPAKVEQPSSPHSEDLPKESSWDSGKSQSSRDDQESREPAAPRRNNWIFVDEEQAFAGARGTGRGRSRGGFREFSSRGDRGGRGGRGGENPRGSYNNNSRDATGAQRPGRGRGLPRDFVKLEDLQRGKPRRRNVSETLSETSEYEELPKRRRQKGSENGEGVCYPEQGETRKADRDSWRSNKVYAEDQAASDARDDKAKASSRGFGGRSLPPRLDTGRGYNTGRGFNNGSRDTSTWRGRGTQFGSSGGPMQENGYGPGTDTFPRRPPPAERELLKYTPKFTGSTGSVMENGTEDRGLEGEYYIDNDNPGQQQLRRRRPPRQDKPPRFRRLRQEREPGSGQWTSDEYINGSYGFANPWPGRSKEGGREDGWPSGHYSGGGGRSGGQHGQAEDWETGSENSDFNDWREKRGGGQQQAHGGDVHSDSGHGELGSVEKRELAKRSFSSQRPLVDRQNRKGEPALLEGNKMTRSSENPSALPSCNRNDGWQNGGASNHRRNKEDSGLVYCVEQSEEGHKPNEPSGKKLDKELRTRSVKGDLAEPLSQYDLNSYHIEGDAGCSSPDGFQDLTKKQQRRLPQEDDRRRKEHGAPVSVKNRTITSKMPPRFAKKQGGMTMDPPEEGLSANNLGTEIWETNSSGRSRSNTPVLTTHLPPHLTLSVQSSGGDSWTKQVSYTGSEPNSEDSDAGPEQSKEQHKPGPIGNERSLKHRKGSEGLEGGSITPVNGVNLHADTVLPVPPIEFGVSAKDSDFSLPPRSTPVPVSNPVTKLQVTLASNPALTQAIPMLCRDHLQPGINLNPISFPSADLTLKMESARKAWENSQSLPEQGSPGGVAAGAQPPCTVGSSSGVSYSSFGGVPMPVASVAPSMSMQGNHIPPLYLDGHVFPSQPRLVPPTMTQQQSYQQAAAQQIPISLHTSLQAQAQLGLRGGLPVSQSQEMFNSIPSFRSQVYMHPNLSQPSPMVLSGGGPLKGPYSAFPGMQPSDMVKPQSGSHYQPMNGSQAMVYDGQMNQGPGMGSSQLMDSQLIQVTMPLPGSQLRYGSAQQHLILPQSIQLQQGQNLSVGAARRMLPPGSQPPVMTGSRENFPISTGPYTTYKTSQMEMKGFQFSDKPNHSQGMPGGYNRPGSASPSGKPSGPVPGHYTQQKTTSMQAVQQRGWACSGPGLTCSCCYRDPATGWFEAPLCPLHGKVPPPQGSMVMHMRPPTTGPFPTPIQRPVMQVNKTVIIRSPPYPNPGREPPHSTPPLAPEPSVKGPEDGMKPCGIGASWWVRGRHCLMTSNLQEPLPGWQGKPAPCTRVIKVEEGKA